From Sphingomonas bisphenolicum, one genomic window encodes:
- a CDS encoding CoA transferase subunit A: MARKLYPDAAAALEGLLFDGMHLCAGGFGLCGIPERLIDAIRDSGVKDLTIASNNAGIDGEGLGKLLRTRQVKKMISSYVGENKEFERQYLAGELEVEFCPQGTLAERCRAGGAGIPGFYTKTGVGTQVAEGKEVKSFDGQDYILERGIFADVAVIKGWKADESGNLIFRKTARNFNQPMATAAKICIAEVEEVVPTGSLDPDAIHLPGIYVKRMIVGAPYDKKIEFRTVRTREAA, from the coding sequence ATGGCCAGGAAGCTTTACCCCGATGCCGCTGCGGCGCTGGAAGGATTGCTGTTCGACGGAATGCATCTGTGCGCGGGCGGCTTCGGCCTGTGCGGCATTCCCGAACGGCTGATCGATGCGATCCGCGATTCGGGGGTCAAGGATCTGACCATCGCCTCCAACAATGCCGGGATCGACGGCGAGGGGTTGGGCAAGCTGCTGCGCACGCGCCAGGTCAAGAAGATGATCTCCTCCTATGTCGGCGAGAACAAGGAGTTCGAACGGCAATATCTGGCTGGCGAACTGGAAGTCGAATTCTGCCCACAGGGCACGCTGGCCGAACGCTGCCGTGCGGGCGGGGCGGGCATTCCGGGCTTCTACACCAAGACCGGCGTCGGCACGCAGGTGGCCGAGGGCAAGGAAGTGAAGAGCTTCGACGGCCAGGATTACATCCTGGAGCGCGGCATCTTCGCCGACGTCGCGGTCATCAAGGGCTGGAAGGCGGACGAGAGCGGCAACCTGATCTTCCGCAAGACCGCGCGCAACTTCAACCAGCCGATGGCGACCGCGGCGAAGATCTGCATCGCCGAAGTCGAGGAAGTGGTGCCGACCGGCAGCCTCGATCCCGACGCGATCCATCTGCCCGGCATCTATGTGAAGCGCATGATCGTGGGTGCGCCCTATGACAAGAAGATCGAATTCCGGACGGTGCGGACGCGGGAAGCGGCCTGA
- a CDS encoding LysR family transcriptional regulator, which translates to MSINRIAFYHLETLLWIARLGTFAAAAARLNTTQPAISARVRELESHLGTALFRREGRAMALTPAGRELVRESEPLWARFQGVLMGCSDISGATGIIRIGAGEIAAASCLPGFVAQLGHDLPHVSLEVDIALTVDLIQQLASGRTDIAFAAGRIAHPMLRSAPIGSVDLLWLASPSTVRTMDAAGTPIWSLTNLSPLYRIMKEAIAASDLADCPLNLCNNVRTMIDIVLEGSGIGIFPHPMVRQPIASGRLVPVPDAPAMPPVEFQVAMRAAESDPLVLAIFDRASRLDLRANSGP; encoded by the coding sequence ATGTCTATCAATCGCATCGCCTTCTACCATCTTGAAACCTTGCTCTGGATCGCCCGGCTGGGCACCTTCGCAGCGGCGGCGGCGCGGCTCAACACGACCCAGCCCGCCATTTCGGCGCGCGTGCGCGAACTGGAAAGTCATCTGGGCACCGCCCTGTTCCGGCGGGAGGGGCGAGCCATGGCGCTGACCCCGGCCGGGCGCGAGCTGGTGCGCGAAAGCGAACCGCTCTGGGCGCGCTTCCAGGGGGTGCTGATGGGGTGTAGCGACATATCGGGCGCGACCGGGATCATCCGAATCGGCGCGGGCGAGATTGCGGCGGCCAGTTGCCTGCCCGGCTTCGTCGCGCAACTGGGCCATGACCTGCCCCACGTGTCGCTGGAGGTGGACATTGCGCTGACGGTCGATCTGATCCAGCAACTCGCCTCCGGCCGCACCGACATCGCCTTTGCCGCCGGCCGGATCGCCCATCCGATGCTGCGCTCCGCGCCGATCGGCAGCGTCGACCTGCTCTGGCTGGCCAGTCCGTCGACGGTGCGCACCATGGATGCGGCCGGGACGCCGATCTGGTCGCTGACCAACCTGTCGCCGCTCTATCGCATCATGAAGGAGGCGATCGCCGCGTCGGACCTGGCCGATTGCCCGCTCAACCTGTGCAACAATGTCCGCACGATGATCGACATCGTGCTGGAAGGCAGCGGGATCGGCATCTTTCCCCATCCGATGGTGCGCCAACCCATCGCAAGCGGGCGGCTGGTGCCGGTGCCCGATGCGCCCGCCATGCCCCCGGTCGAATTTCAGGTCGCGATGCGCGCAGCGGAGTCCGATCCGCTGGTGCTGGCGATTTTCGACCGGGCGAGCCGGCTGGACCTGCGTGCGAATTCCGGGCCTTAG
- the thiS gene encoding sulfur carrier protein ThiS, with translation MSTDGTISIHINGEHRRIRDGLTLAQLASELGFVPEKVAVERNLEVVPRSTLAQVMVEDGDELEIVHFVGGGDHPVAGNGGAVSAADDSWTVAGKTFRSRLIVGTGKYKSFEQNAAALAASGAEIVTVAVRRVNVSDPKAPMLTDYIDPKKITYLPNTAGCFTGEDAIRTLRLAREAGGWDLVKLEVLGEARTLYPDMVETLRATEILAKEGFKPMVYCVDDPIAAKRLEDVGAVAIMPLGAPIGSGLGIQNRVTIRLIVEGTKLPVLVDAGVGTASEAAQAMELGCTGVLMNTAIAEAKDPVLMAAAMKAGVEAGRMAYRAGRMGRRMYADPSSPLAGLI, from the coding sequence GTGAGCACAGACGGCACCATCTCCATCCACATCAATGGCGAACATCGCCGCATCCGCGACGGCCTGACGCTCGCGCAACTGGCGAGCGAACTGGGCTTCGTGCCCGAAAAGGTCGCGGTGGAGCGCAATCTGGAGGTCGTGCCGCGATCGACCCTGGCGCAGGTCATGGTCGAGGATGGCGACGAACTGGAGATCGTCCATTTCGTGGGCGGCGGCGATCATCCTGTCGCCGGTAACGGCGGGGCGGTATCCGCCGCCGACGATAGCTGGACCGTGGCGGGCAAGACCTTCCGGTCGCGCCTGATCGTGGGGACCGGCAAATATAAGAGCTTCGAACAGAATGCGGCCGCGCTGGCCGCTTCGGGCGCGGAGATCGTCACCGTGGCGGTGCGCCGCGTCAATGTCAGCGATCCCAAGGCGCCGATGCTGACCGACTATATCGATCCCAAGAAGATCACCTACCTGCCCAATACCGCGGGCTGCTTCACCGGGGAGGATGCGATCCGCACCCTGCGGCTGGCACGCGAGGCGGGCGGCTGGGACCTGGTGAAGCTGGAAGTGCTGGGGGAAGCGCGCACGCTCTATCCCGACATGGTCGAAACGCTGCGGGCAACCGAGATATTGGCCAAGGAAGGCTTCAAGCCGATGGTCTATTGCGTCGATGATCCGATCGCGGCCAAGCGGCTGGAGGATGTCGGCGCGGTCGCGATCATGCCGCTGGGCGCGCCGATCGGATCGGGCCTGGGCATCCAGAACCGGGTGACGATCCGCCTGATCGTGGAAGGGACCAAGCTGCCGGTGCTGGTCGATGCGGGCGTGGGCACCGCGTCGGAAGCGGCGCAGGCGATGGAACTGGGCTGTACCGGCGTATTGATGAACACCGCCATTGCCGAGGCCAAAGACCCGGTGCTGATGGCCGCCGCGATGAAGGCGGGGGTCGAGGCCGGGCGCATGGCGTATCGCGCCGGGCGCATGGGCAGGCGGATGTATGCCGATCCGTCCAGCCCGCTGGCGGGGTTGATCTAG
- the aroQ gene encoding type II 3-dehydroquinate dehydratase gives MADMRKIYVLNGPNLNMLGTREPEIYGYDTLDDIAERMDDAATRAHVEIDFRQSNHEGHLIDWVQEAHAEGAHAIIMNPGGLTHTSVALHDAIKAVTVPVIEIHLSNPHQREAFRHKSYVGMAAKGTIAGFGPMSYMLALEAALEL, from the coding sequence ATGGCCGACATGCGTAAAATCTATGTGCTGAACGGACCCAATCTGAACATGCTGGGCACCCGCGAGCCGGAAATCTACGGCTATGACACGCTGGACGACATTGCCGAGCGGATGGACGACGCCGCTACGCGCGCCCATGTCGAAATCGATTTTCGCCAGTCCAACCATGAAGGCCATCTGATCGACTGGGTGCAGGAAGCCCATGCGGAAGGCGCCCACGCGATCATCATGAATCCCGGCGGCCTCACGCACACGTCGGTCGCGCTGCATGACGCGATCAAGGCCGTGACCGTGCCGGTGATCGAAATCCACCTGTCCAACCCGCATCAACGCGAAGCCTTCCGCCACAAAAGCTATGTCGGCATGGCGGCCAAGGGGACGATCGCCGGCTTTGGCCCCATGTCCTACATGCTGGCGCTGGAAGCCGCGCTGGAACTGTGA
- the accB gene encoding acetyl-CoA carboxylase biotin carboxyl carrier protein — protein MTEKQEKGAMQVDVQLVRDLAALLDDTNLTEIEVEDGDRKIRVARKAAASTAPVYAAAPAPAAAAPVAAAAPAPAAAPAEASLPAGTLVKSPIVGTAYLSAEPGSAPFARIGAQVAAGETILIVEAMKVMNAIAAPVSGTVKAVLVDNGQPVEFDQPLIVIE, from the coding sequence ATGACCGAAAAACAAGAAAAGGGCGCAATGCAGGTAGACGTACAGCTGGTGCGCGATCTGGCCGCGCTGCTCGATGACACCAATCTGACCGAGATCGAGGTCGAGGACGGCGACCGCAAGATCCGCGTCGCGCGCAAGGCCGCCGCCAGCACCGCGCCGGTCTATGCCGCCGCGCCTGCGCCCGCCGCCGCGGCCCCTGTGGCAGCCGCTGCTCCGGCGCCCGCCGCCGCGCCGGCCGAGGCTTCACTGCCCGCCGGCACGCTGGTCAAATCCCCGATCGTGGGCACCGCCTATCTCTCCGCCGAACCCGGCTCCGCCCCCTTCGCCCGCATCGGCGCGCAGGTCGCCGCCGGTGAGACGATCCTGATCGTCGAAGCGATGAAGGTCATGAACGCGATCGCCGCACCCGTGTCCGGTACGGTCAAGGCCGTGCTGGTCGACAATGGCCAGCCGGTCGAATTCGACCAGCCGCTGATCGTCATTGAATAA
- the accC gene encoding acetyl-CoA carboxylase biotin carboxylase subunit — MAIEKLLIANRGEIALRIHRACHEMGIKTVAVHSTADADAMHVRLADEAICIGPPAAKDSYLNVAAIISAAEISGADAIHPGYGFLSENAKFAEIVEAHGIAFVGPKPEHIRTMGDKIEAKRTAGALGLPLVPGSDGAISDLEEAKAIAEKAGYPVIIKAASGGGGRGMKVCNSPDELETLMQQAGSEAKAAFGDATVYLEKYLGNPRHIEIQVFGDGNGNAIHLGERDCSLQRRHQKVLEEAPSPILSQADRDRIGGVCAKAMADMGYRGAGTIEFLWEDGEFYFIEMNTRLQVEHPVTEMITGMDLVREQIRIAEGKPLSVTQDELRFTGHAIECRINAEDPKTFAPSPGTVTSYHVPGGMHVRVDSGLYQGYKVPPYYDSMIGKLIVYGRTREGAIMRLKRALEEYVIEGMKTTIPLHQALLRDPDFLNGNYTIKWLEEWLAREGDA, encoded by the coding sequence ATGGCCATTGAAAAGCTGCTGATCGCCAACCGCGGCGAAATCGCGCTGCGCATCCACCGCGCCTGCCATGAAATGGGCATCAAGACGGTGGCGGTCCACTCGACCGCCGACGCCGACGCCATGCATGTGCGGCTGGCCGACGAAGCGATCTGCATCGGGCCGCCCGCGGCCAAGGACAGCTATCTGAACGTTGCCGCGATCATTTCGGCCGCGGAAATCAGCGGCGCGGATGCGATCCATCCGGGCTATGGCTTTCTGTCGGAGAACGCCAAGTTCGCCGAAATCGTCGAAGCGCACGGCATCGCCTTCGTGGGGCCGAAGCCCGAACATATCCGCACCATGGGCGACAAGATCGAAGCCAAGCGCACCGCCGGCGCGCTGGGCCTGCCGCTCGTCCCCGGCTCCGACGGCGCGATCAGCGACCTGGAGGAAGCCAAGGCGATCGCGGAAAAGGCCGGCTATCCGGTCATCATCAAGGCCGCGTCCGGCGGCGGCGGTCGCGGCATGAAGGTGTGCAATTCGCCCGACGAGCTGGAAACGCTGATGCAGCAGGCCGGGTCGGAAGCGAAGGCCGCCTTTGGCGACGCGACCGTCTATCTCGAAAAATATCTCGGCAATCCGCGCCATATCGAAATCCAGGTGTTCGGCGACGGCAATGGCAACGCCATCCATCTGGGCGAGCGCGATTGTTCGCTCCAGCGGCGTCACCAGAAGGTGCTGGAAGAAGCCCCCTCCCCGATTCTGAGCCAGGCCGATCGCGACCGCATCGGCGGCGTCTGCGCCAAGGCGATGGCCGATATGGGCTATCGCGGCGCGGGCACGATCGAATTTCTGTGGGAAGATGGGGAATTCTACTTCATCGAAATGAACACCCGGCTTCAGGTCGAACATCCGGTGACCGAAATGATCACCGGCATGGATCTGGTCCGCGAACAGATCCGCATCGCCGAAGGCAAGCCGCTGTCGGTCACGCAGGACGAACTGCGCTTCACCGGCCATGCCATCGAATGCCGCATCAACGCCGAAGACCCAAAGACCTTCGCGCCGTCGCCGGGCACCGTGACCAGCTATCACGTGCCGGGTGGCATGCATGTCCGCGTCGATAGCGGCCTGTATCAGGGCTATAAGGTGCCGCCCTACTATGACTCCATGATCGGCAAGCTGATCGTCTATGGCCGCACCCGCGAGGGCGCGATCATGCGGTTGAAGCGGGCGCTGGAGGAATATGTGATCGAAGGGATGAAGACCACCATCCCGCTGCATCAGGCGCTGCTGCGCGATCCCGATTTCCTCAACGGCAACTACACGATCAAATGGCTGGAGGAATGGTTGGCGCGGGAGGGCGACGCGTGA
- a CDS encoding arsenate reductase family protein: MKATIWHNPKCGTSRKTLAILEEAPGVEVEVIEYLKTPFTRDKLAQIIADAGLTPAEAIRKMGTDAEERGLPTLDASAILDAMASDPAYVNRPFVETEKGVRFCRPQDKVLEIL, from the coding sequence GTGAAGGCGACCATCTGGCACAACCCCAAATGCGGCACGTCGCGCAAGACGCTGGCGATCCTCGAGGAGGCGCCGGGCGTCGAGGTCGAGGTGATCGAGTATCTGAAAACCCCGTTCACCCGCGACAAGCTGGCGCAGATCATCGCCGACGCCGGATTGACCCCGGCGGAGGCGATCCGCAAGATGGGCACCGACGCAGAGGAACGCGGCCTGCCTACCTTGGACGCCAGTGCGATCCTGGACGCAATGGCGTCAGATCCGGCTTATGTGAATCGCCCCTTCGTCGAGACCGAGAAGGGCGTTCGCTTCTGCCGGCCGCAGGATAAGGTACTGGAAATTCTATAA
- a CDS encoding ParA family protein produces MAKEPTLATIAVYSLKGGVGKTTFAINLAWASACISKRRTLLWDLDPQAASSWLLSTDTESRDAAQAIFSKDVDVRKLIQPSTVPGLDLIAADTSLRSLDHLFREMDKKKRLAKLIESLGRDYDRIILDCPPGLTETSEQVLRAADLIVIPVIPSPLSQRAMGEVARYLVQRGGNHAPILPVYSMVDRRRSLHRAALDSQSGWPAIPMASTIEQMTVRRKPLGAFAPTSPPAQAFASLWTMVERQLQAG; encoded by the coding sequence ATGGCAAAGGAACCGACATTGGCGACCATCGCCGTCTACAGTCTGAAGGGCGGCGTGGGTAAGACCACCTTCGCGATCAACCTGGCCTGGGCATCGGCCTGCATCTCCAAGCGGCGCACCCTCCTCTGGGATCTCGACCCGCAGGCCGCGTCGAGCTGGCTGCTCTCCACCGACACGGAAAGCCGCGACGCGGCGCAGGCGATCTTCAGCAAGGATGTGGACGTCCGCAAGCTGATCCAGCCGTCGACCGTGCCGGGACTGGACCTGATCGCCGCCGACACCTCCTTGCGCAGCCTCGACCATCTGTTCCGCGAAATGGACAAGAAGAAGCGGCTGGCCAAGCTGATCGAGAGCCTGGGGCGCGACTATGACCGGATCATCCTCGATTGCCCGCCCGGCCTGACCGAGACCAGCGAGCAGGTGCTGCGCGCCGCCGACCTGATCGTCATCCCCGTCATCCCGTCCCCCCTGTCGCAGCGGGCGATGGGCGAGGTCGCCCGCTATCTGGTCCAACGCGGCGGCAACCATGCGCCGATCCTGCCGGTCTATTCGATGGTCGATCGCCGCCGCAGCCTGCATCGTGCGGCGCTGGACAGCCAGTCGGGCTGGCCCGCCATTCCGATGGCCAGCACGATCGAGCAGATGACGGTGCGCCGCAAGCCGCTAGGCGCTTTCGCCCCGACTTCGCCGCCGGCACAGGCCTTCGCCTCGCTGTGGACGATGGTCGAGCGGCAATTGCAGGCCGGCTAG
- a CDS encoding putative bifunctional diguanylate cyclase/phosphodiesterase, whose amino-acid sequence MAGLSPVKDEAGLRVLEAQLRSADSVAILRHGMNICGLLFLWEVFSHCCSPVLLGGWSAALIAATTIALLLDRQRGRAKNIGLSPSDLRRHGLGGLLQGLVWAACMVLVSRSGQTAELVALWTLISCIMVCGAISYAATPLSATAYLLPCILGLFAMFDQGGQMPLRALATSYALSLLAGCFIYARTFARQHSTTAQLAEKSEVVSLLLREFEGGGSDWLWQTDALRRISGVSGRFAETMGMQPAELEGAPLVQMLAGSGWDDGRFAAGLHSLADYLKRRESFSNLLLPVEVKGQWRWWELSASPRHDENGIFQGFRGVGSDVTAQRESADKIAQLARFDPLTGLPNRSHLREVLDQSMDAAKGRSPGCGFLMIDLDRFKSINDTLGHQIGDKLLSQVARRLRQVCATDIFCGRIGGDEFAVIMPDVADSAAIPRLSSAIIGALSAPYQIDQHMLYVGASVGSALSPMDGRASEALIRSADLALYRAKDEGGGVHCAYEPRLHAQAEERRQLELALREALEKDQLHVLYQPVVDADQGVVLGFEALVRWTHPQLGVISPVKFVPVAEEARLIAPIGEWVLRTACMEAVTWPDDIRIAVNVSAEQLTHPSFVAAVVSALAQSGLDARRLELEVTESVFMNEDAGALKVLDQLLSLGIQLSLDDFGTGYSSLGYLSRTRFNTIKIDRSFVVGASKNTAESLAIIRAVVTLAESLGMSTTAEGVETEAELQMVRRLGCKKVQGYYFGRPMLPQDAARLFPKPQRAAIG is encoded by the coding sequence ATGGCGGGCCTTTCGCCCGTGAAGGACGAAGCGGGCCTGCGCGTGCTGGAGGCCCAGCTGCGATCCGCCGACAGCGTGGCCATCCTGCGCCATGGCATGAATATCTGCGGCTTGCTGTTTCTGTGGGAGGTCTTTTCTCATTGCTGCTCGCCGGTTCTGCTGGGCGGGTGGAGCGCGGCGCTGATCGCCGCGACGACCATCGCCCTGCTGCTCGACCGGCAACGGGGGCGCGCGAAGAATATCGGCCTGTCGCCATCCGATCTGCGGCGGCATGGGCTGGGGGGATTGTTGCAGGGGCTGGTCTGGGCGGCCTGCATGGTGCTGGTGTCGCGATCCGGCCAGACTGCGGAACTGGTGGCGCTCTGGACCCTCATCAGCTGCATCATGGTCTGCGGCGCGATCAGCTATGCGGCGACCCCGCTGTCCGCCACTGCCTATTTGCTACCCTGTATCCTGGGTCTTTTCGCCATGTTCGACCAAGGCGGCCAGATGCCGTTGCGGGCGCTGGCGACCAGCTACGCCCTGTCGCTGCTGGCCGGCTGTTTCATCTATGCGCGCACCTTTGCGCGGCAGCACAGCACGACCGCGCAACTGGCCGAAAAGAGCGAAGTCGTCAGCCTGCTGTTGCGGGAGTTCGAGGGAGGGGGATCGGACTGGCTGTGGCAGACCGACGCGCTGCGGCGGATCAGTGGCGTTTCCGGCCGTTTCGCCGAAACGATGGGGATGCAGCCGGCGGAGCTGGAGGGAGCGCCGCTGGTGCAAATGCTGGCGGGCAGCGGTTGGGACGACGGCCGGTTCGCAGCCGGCCTGCACAGCCTGGCCGACTATTTGAAGCGGCGCGAGAGTTTCAGCAATCTGCTCCTTCCGGTCGAGGTCAAGGGCCAATGGCGCTGGTGGGAGCTGTCGGCTTCGCCCCGCCACGATGAAAACGGCATTTTCCAAGGGTTCCGCGGGGTCGGGTCGGACGTGACGGCGCAGCGCGAATCGGCCGACAAGATCGCGCAGCTCGCCCGTTTCGATCCGCTCACCGGCCTGCCCAACCGCAGCCATCTGCGCGAGGTGCTGGACCAGTCGATGGACGCGGCGAAAGGCCGCTCGCCCGGCTGCGGTTTCCTTATGATCGATCTCGACCGCTTCAAGTCTATCAACGACACGCTGGGCCATCAGATCGGCGACAAGCTGTTGAGCCAGGTGGCGCGGCGGCTGCGCCAGGTCTGCGCGACCGACATATTCTGCGGCCGGATCGGCGGCGACGAATTCGCCGTCATCATGCCGGATGTCGCCGATAGCGCGGCCATCCCTCGCCTGTCGTCGGCGATCATCGGGGCGCTTTCCGCCCCCTATCAGATCGACCAGCATATGCTCTATGTCGGCGCATCGGTCGGATCGGCTTTGTCGCCGATGGATGGCCGCGCGTCCGAAGCCCTGATCCGCAGCGCCGACCTCGCCCTCTATCGCGCCAAGGATGAGGGCGGCGGTGTGCATTGCGCCTATGAGCCGCGGCTCCACGCGCAGGCGGAGGAGCGGCGGCAGCTGGAGCTGGCGCTGCGCGAGGCGCTGGAAAAGGATCAGTTGCACGTTCTCTATCAGCCCGTAGTCGATGCCGACCAGGGCGTGGTGCTGGGGTTCGAGGCGCTGGTGCGCTGGACCCATCCACAACTGGGCGTCATATCGCCGGTCAAGTTCGTACCGGTGGCTGAGGAAGCGCGGCTGATCGCGCCGATCGGCGAATGGGTGTTGCGCACCGCCTGTATGGAGGCGGTGACCTGGCCGGACGATATCCGGATCGCCGTCAATGTCTCGGCCGAGCAGCTGACCCATCCCAGCTTCGTCGCCGCGGTCGTGTCCGCGCTGGCGCAGAGCGGGCTCGACGCGCGCCGGCTGGAGCTGGAGGTCACCGAAAGCGTATTCATGAACGAGGATGCGGGCGCGCTCAAGGTGCTGGACCAGTTGCTCAGCCTGGGTATCCAGCTCTCGCTCGACGATTTCGGCACCGGCTATTCCTCGCTGGGCTATCTCAGCCGTACCCGGTTCAACACGATCAAGATCGATCGCAGCTTCGTCGTTGGCGCGTCCAAGAATACCGCCGAAAGCCTGGCCATCATCCGGGCCGTGGTGACGCTGGCCGAAAGCCTGGGCATGAGCACCACGGCCGAGGGCGTGGAGACCGAGGCCGAATTGCAGATGGTCCGGCGGCTGGGCTGCAAGAAGGTGCAGGGCTATTATTTCGGTCGGCCGATGCTGCCCCAGGACGCGGCGCGCCTGTTTCCGAAACCCCAGCGGGCTGCCATCGGCTGA